The Armatimonadota bacterium DNA segment GGAAGGCTGGCTATTCCTGAACGCACGCGGGACGCGCCTGACCGACCGCAGCGTGCGCAGGGTGATAGACCGCTACGCGCCGGAGTTGAACAGCGGATTCAAGCCCACGCCGCACTCCCTGCGCCACTCGTTCGCCACGCATCTGCTGGATAGCGGAGCCGACCTGCGCACCGTACAGGAGCTGCTGGGACACGCCAACCTGACCACCACGCAGATTTACACCCACGTCAGCCGCGAGCGGCTCAAGGAGGTGTATCGGAAGGCGCATCCGCGCGCAGCACACCAAGATGGAGAATAGACTGGAGGTTTATTGCCAAAATCGTGCCAGCGCCTGATGCCTCACAGCTTTGTGTAGCGCCCCTCTTGCAGGTGCCGTAAAGCCTCCTCGGCAAACATGTCCAACTGTAGGTCATCTCTGTCGTTGTGTCGGGTGTGGTGAGCAAACAGGCAGATTCCGCTGCCCATCGTTCCCTTGAACTTTGGGGATACATCGCGTACAATACATGCGTAATATTCTATTGTCTATAGAAAATGAGGAGGTGTATCGTGTGTGATCGAAGCCTTTTAGTAGCGACACTGCTACTTGCGTTGTTTATGCCGTCACAGGCGCAACAGTCGCTGACTCTGCAGGAAGCACTGTCGCTGGCAGAAAAGCACAACCCACGCTTGCAGGCAGTGCAGGCGCGTCGGGAGGGGTCGTTCGCTCGCGCCCGGGCGACGTCTGCTATGCTGTCGCCACAGGTCTCCGTATCGGGCTGGCTGGCACAGGGCACGGTAGACAACATGCTGAACTCTGCACCGGCAGTAATGCCTGACTCCATGCGCATGGCGTCACGCGACAGTTTCGCCTCTTCGCAAGTAAAGCTTTCCCTGCCGCTGTTCACCGGCGGACGGCTGCAAATGATGGCACGTGCTGCCCGCGCCGAAGCCGAAGCGATGTCCGCCGAGGTACAGGAGATGCATCAGGAGGTGCGTCTGGAGGTTACCATGCGCTATTTGCAGGCGTTGCTGCGTGGGGATCTGGTAGAGGTAGCCAAGAAGCGTTATGAAGCACAGCAAGAGCAAACGCGCATCATGGAGCAGATGTATGAAATCGGCAAAGCACCGCTGGCGTTTGTATTGCGCAGTCGGGCGGCGGAGGCGGAAGCGAAGCAGGAGTTGACCACAGCCACCAGCGACTTCCGCAAAAGCCTGATTGACCTGCAGGTGAGTATCGGCTTATCGCCGACCGGCGAGATAGAGCTGCCTCGCGAACTGGAGCAACCTGTCCTCACGGTACCCGACACGGTGGAGGAAGCCGTCAAGAGGGGCTTGCAACGACGCGCCTTACTGCAATCCCAGCAGGCGCGCCTGCGCATGACGAGGTTAGAACGTCGGGCGGCTGAGGGGACGTTATTGCCGCAGGCGTATTTGACCGCTTCGCAGGACTGGGGAAAGGGGCAGCAAATGAAAGCGCAGTCGGGCTATACGGTGGCGCTGGTGCTCAGCATACCGATTTGGACAGGTGGGCAGTTACAGGCGCAAGTACGCGAAGCCGTCGCCCGCGAGCACGCAGAGGCTGCGATGGCGCGCGCCCTGCAGCTGCAGGTAGAGAGTGAGGTACGCCAGGCATGGCTGGATATCCAGACCGCCGCTGCGAACCTTGCTACCGCCCACGCTGCGTTGAAAGACGCAGAGGAAGCGTATCGCGTCGCGACATTACGTGTACAGGAAGGCAAGGCTCCCTTTGTGGAGCAAATGGATGCCCTTGCCGCTCTCACCGAAGCGCGCACCCGCCTGCTGGAAGCACGAACTGAGCATATTCTA contains these protein-coding regions:
- a CDS encoding RND transporter codes for the protein MCDRSLLVATLLLALFMPSQAQQSLTLQEALSLAEKHNPRLQAVQARREGSFARARATSAMLSPQVSVSGWLAQGTVDNMLNSAPAVMPDSMRMASRDSFASSQVKLSLPLFTGGRLQMMARAARAEAEAMSAEVQEMHQEVRLEVTMRYLQALLRGDLVEVAKKRYEAQQEQTRIMEQMYEIGKAPLAFVLRSRAAEAEAKQELTTATSDFRKSLIDLQVSIGLSPTGEIELPRELEQPVLTVPDTVEEAVKRGLQRRALLQSQQARLRMTRLERRAAEGTLLPQAYLTASQDWGKGQQMKAQSGYTVALVLSIPIWTGGQLQAQVREAVAREHAEAAMARALQLQVESEVRQAWLDIQTAAANLATAHAALKDAEEAYRVATLRVQEGKAPFVEQMDALAALTEARTRLLEARTEHILAQARLLRAMGDL